In Oryza sativa Japonica Group chromosome 2, ASM3414082v1, the following are encoded in one genomic region:
- the LOC9266813 gene encoding cysteine-rich receptor-like protein kinase 44 isoform X2 — MVWAKTTKVGCAAVNCDADRGTFIICEYDPPGNVLGVLAYGGCGRFNQTAQSSPQDFLNLHNAARAGVGAGMLSWDSTVAAYAADYAEKRKSDCRNVHSNGPYGENLFQGVAHISWTASDALFSWLGEAKNYNCTGNTCKDGQECGEYTQLMWTNSTRVGCASVTCDDSAGGGTFIACNYDPPGNVAGQRPYSCSQAGISLPGLVPDKGNGTNQQANGNSSTGNSSSSQSSSKSNPAILPIVLPVSIGLGIISAISICLWRNRSSLKRRQSSCSEEVEDIKSVLLDPSVIRSATGNFAEENKLGEGGFGKVYKGLMPDGQEIAVKRLAKGSKQGLRELKNELLLVAKLQHRNLVKLLGACLNEEDKLLVYEYIPNKSLDTFIFDDKKREQLAWDARYKIICGIARGLVYLHDESRVKVIHRDLKPSNILLDMDLNPKISDFGLASVFEGDHTNHITRRVAGTYGYMAPEYAVLGHVSTKSDIFSFGVIILEILTGRRNTISSETIWTEHLLSYVWENWTRGTITEIVDPSLRCRSAESEILKCIHIGLLCVQENPGDRPRMSNVILMIVGKSTTLPAPSRPAFLFRLNDENHIHHGINNLNPSLNKVTITELEPR, encoded by the exons ATGGTGTGGGCAAAGACGACCAAGGTCGGGTGCGCGGCCGTGAACTGCGATGCGGACCGCGGCACGTTCATAATCTGCGAATACGATCCCCCCGGCAATGTGCTGGGTGTCCTGGCGTACGGCGGATGCGGCCGCTTCAATCAAACAG CGCAGAGTTCACCGCAAGATTTCCTCAACCTCCACAACGCAGCCCGGGCAGGCGTTGGCGCGGGCATGCTCTCTTGGGACAGCACCGTGGCCGCCTACGCCGCAGACTACGCCGAGAAGCGGAAGAGCGACTGCAGGAACGTTCACTCCAATGGCCCGTACGGCGAGAACCTGTTCCAGGGAGTCGCCCACATAAGCTGGACCGCCTCGGACGCGCTCTTCTCCTGGCTAGGGGAGGCGAAGAACTACAACTGCACCGGCAACACGTGCAAAGACGGGCAGGAGTGCGGTGAATACACCCAGCTCATGTGGACCAACTCCACAAGGGTTGGGTGCGCGAGCGTGACCTGTGACGACAGTGCGGGTGGCGGAACGTTCATCGCCTGCAACTACGACCCCCCGGGCAACGTCGCCGGCCAGCGTCCCTACAGCTGCAGCCAAGCCGGCATCTCCTTGCCAGGGCTGGTTCCTG ATAAAGGAAATGGTACTAATCAGCAGGCAAACGGCAATAGCTCAACtggaaacagcagcagcagccaaagCAGTAGCAAGAGTAACCCTGCAATCCTGCCAATTGTCCTTCCTGTGTCGATAGGACTTGGTATAATCTCAGCTATTTCAATATGCCTGTGGAGAAACAGATCAAGTTTGAAGAGAAGGCAATCAT CTTGTTCAGAGGAAGTTGAAGATATTAAATCAGTGTTGTTGGACCCATCAGTGATAAGATCAGCTACAGGTAATTTTGCTGAAGAAAACAAACTAGGGGAAGGAGGATTTGGCAAAGTCTATAAG GGCTTAATGCCAGATGGTCAAGAAATAGCAGTAAAAAGACTAGCAAAAGGATCAAAGCAAGGTCTGCGTGAGCTAAAAAACGAGCTCTTGTTAGTTGCTAAACTCCAACACAGGAATCTAGTTAAGTTACTAGGAGCTTGCCTAAATGAAGAAGACAAGTTGCTTGTGTACGAGTACATTCCAAACAAAAGTCTTGACACCTTTATTTTCG ATGACAAAAAGCGTGAACAATTGGCTTGGGATGCACGTTACAAGATCATTTGTGGTATTGCTCGAGGCTTGGTATACCTACATGATGAGTCTCGTGTGAAAGTTATACATAGGGATTTAAAACCAAGCAATATATTACTTGACATGGATTTGAATCCTAAGATATCTGACTTCGGCTTGGCAAGTGTTTTTGAGGGAGACCACACAAATCATATCACAAGACGAGTTGCCGGAACCTA TGGATATATGGCACCTGAGTATGCAGTTCTTGGTCATGTTTCCACTAAGTCAGATATCTTTAGCTTTGGAGTAATTATTCTAGAAATATTGACTGGGAGGAGAAACACTATCTCATCTGAAACAATATGGACTGAGCATCTTTTAAGCTAT GTATGGGAGAATTGGACTAGGGGCACAATAACAGAGATAGTGGATCCATCATTGCGCTGTAGAAGTGCCGAAAGCGAGATTCTCAAGTGCATACACATTGGACTATTGTGTGTTCAAGAGAATCCAGGTGATAGGCCCCGGATGTCCAATGTGATTCTGATGATCGTTGGGAAATCTACAACCTTGCCAGCTCCTTCCAGGCCTGCCTTTCTCTTTAGGCTGAATGATGAGAACCATATCCATCATGGTATTAACAATCTGAATCCTTCACTCAATAAGGTGACGATCACAGAACTTGAACCAAGAtag